TCTCTCACGACTATAATTTTTCTCAGAGCTTGTCCTAAGATGAGCATCCCAAACAGCAAcctatgcactacttttgaccagagcctataaCATTGTAAACGCACTAAGAAAAGAGGGTTCCTTTAAGGGTTGTTTTGGAAGGGTGATTTTTCTACGTGGAACCATAATGATTCAAAGAACACTGAGCCCTTCAATGGTTCTTTGCAGTTCAAAAAACGTTATTTCCTCTATTAGAATATTTAGGTGGGTGGTTTTCGCACAGCTCATTTTGTGCAACCATGAGTgagtgtcattccagtttatCTAATCTGTTGCGTTACGCATTACATGTTAAATATGATGATGACCAGTGATGGTATGGCCTTGTGTCATTTGAGAACTGTTGTCTACATCAGTTTTACTTTTCTCCTCAGGAATCCTCAGCTGTTCCAGAGGTAGCTCACAGGGTTCAACTTGTCAATAATAACACCTATAGAAATTTGACAATATAATATGTCTAACCGTAAAATAATTACCGTATATGGTTCTTCATATGGTAGAACCTTTGAGATTGATAAATGTTCTTTAAATAATCATTATCCATAAAGGTTCTATAAGGAACCATTAAAAATGGTTGTATAcagcaccaaaaagggttgtaACTATAGCGGAACTCTTTTtggtgctatatacagtagaACCTTTTTTTAATAGTTATCTTTAGAAGCTTaggaaagggttctttatagcaccatgTAGTACCTTgtgagcatggttctttatagaatcttcaaaaaagggttctatactgaacaaaaatataaacgcaacatttaaagtgttggtcccatgtttcatgagctaaaataaaagatcacagaaattttccatacacacaaaaagctattatttctctcaaatttcgtgcataaatttgtttacatccctgttcgtgagcatttctcattgccaagataatccatccacctgacaggtatggcatatcaagaagctgattaaacagcatgatcgttacacaggtacatggtgctggggacaataaaaagtcaCTGTAAAAcatgtagttttgtcacacaacacaataccacagatgtcaagttttgagggagcatgcaattggcattctgaatgcaggaatgtccaccagagttgttgccagatgatttaataagccacctccaacataattttagagaatttggcagtacgtccaactggcctcacaaccgcagaccatgtgtaaccacgccagcccaggacctccacatccggcctcttcacctgcgggatcatctgagaccagccaccaggacagctgatgaaactgaggagtatttttgtctgtaataaagcccttttgcgGGGAAAAACTAGTTCTGATTagctggacctggctccccagtggttgggcctatgccctcccaggcccactcaTGGCTTCACCccagcccagtcatgtgaaatccatagattacggcctaatgaattgatttcaattgactgatttcctaaaatgaactgtaactcagtaaaatcgttgaaactGTTGATtgttgcatttatgtttttgttcagtacagtggttcctccttttaAAGTTGCAAGCTTACACAGCGGGACTTAGAGGttcccagcgtcacggcttcattgctccagaccaccgcaagggggagtaagagcactcattatgcatttgggtcccaaagTTCATATTGgatggttccaatgacgaatttgacacgagccacccgtccctggtgactttcttcagcaaagatggctgacaaaacattacggtggaagCAAATTTAagtaattataacgtcataacaaGTCAAGCAAAatgattgtgcatatttttttgtcataaagtaaATTTATGAAAATTGCTGTTTAGCACGTTCTTTTCCAGTCATAttcaataccaggtgtatcaaactccattctttgaatgatgaattacaattatacacttcaacaatgtttaccactcctgctcctgggacatcaatgattacacattgtaactatgcaatagactagaaacatgatttaagtaaaggctgatttgtaattcatatacacagaatttttttaaagtacatcctgccagcacgcccacaagcgagccacgTGGAAGAGAGCGAGGAATGAGATGGGAATAACAATCCAGGCTATTTGCTCTGAGACCGGCATAATAACgtaatgaaacaagcagggagcagaATTTGAACCCTCAACATTCTAGCCCAAAGTCCagcacgctatcgactgtgcccaaaTGCATTAATTGGGGTTGGGGCCGATTGTGGCTAAAAACACTTTATCAATTGGAATCTTGAACGTGGAAAGgggaaaaagtattattattattattatttttaaatatttttttatataatatatatatatattagaacaTAAAAAATTCAGAACATTAACAttaatatatattggtcatggctcccgagtggtgcagcggtctaaggcactgcatctcggtgcaaGATGCTTTACTATGGTCCCTGGatcaaattcaggctgtatcacatccaactgtgattgggagtgccatagggcggtgcaaaattggcccagcgtcatctggggtaggtcgtcattgtaaattttaatttgttcttacctgacttgcctagttaaataaaggttcaatttaaaaaacaACTGGCGGCAACCGCCAGCTAACTTGTAATGCAAATGTTGCACACCAACAGACGGAGAAAACTTACACCAGTCGAgcaattcatttcaacaataatcttaatttgactttacaaacaacaagagggcttaattgCAGTCTATTTCTTCGGAGCCTAGAcctatataaaataacttaactggctgaggtagGCTCTGAGGCTTAACAGCCTAATAGAAGTTGGATTTTTTTTATTAGACCTACttacaagaggggtgtgaacagtttatGTCATGAACactgcttgtgcccatagaaatagacgtggcACTCGCGTGCAGGGGGGAGGGGCACTTGATGTCCCCCAATGCTGGAAAGGGGCCCTGGGTGAAAACATTTTGGAACCCCTGCTACATAGCACCAAAAAGGGATCCGCTATGGTTACGAGCCAAAGAACCCATATTTGGCACTATGTAgaaccatttgtttttagtgtgtaGGGGAATAGGGTTACATTTGGGAAATACTCCAGGACATTCTGTCTCAAGTGTGCTTGTGGCACTTACATAACATAAACGGTGCAGGCTGTGAGAGAGACCGCTTAAAATGAGTAAAGATATTTCAGAATAATGACATACAGGGATTTAAGTACTCAGAGCACACCTctgtagagaggtagagacagtgGCAAGCCGGAACTTAATTTATGGCCCTCGATCGGGCCGCTGCTGACTCCGTGCAAAGACTGACGGAGCGGAGCACGGCGGAGTAAGCAGACATTATAATAAAGGATTCATTACAACATATTTCACTGGTGGATTACAAGGGCTGGAAATGGATAAGAAGTGGAATACTGTTAAAACAGATAGATTTGTTCCAAAGATGGCACCATCAGGCTTACAGGAACCATTACCTGCCTGTGTTTTACgcgtaatgtaaatgtaaagtctTGTTATCTAGTCGTGCCAAAGACAAGGGAAATTAGACCTTTCTCTAAAGCACAGCATAAATGGTCAAAGTCTTACATCCATTTTAAAGAATTTCTATCAATTGGCATAATTGAGAGTGATTTTTTTGTGTTAGACACAATAACACTTCCAGTATCAACATTATCGGAGACAACAAAATGCTGACTGTGTGGCTCATTAAAATGGCTAAACACACATCTGATCTGCAAAACCGCTTTGATGACATACTGTACTGAAATATAACTCCACCAtatagtctagaggagtgatgaaAAAGACAAGAGAGTCAATATTACtgccacacagagagaaagagagagaacacctCCACTGATAAAGCACACCACAAATTATAAAGACAGGGAACCGCTGAATGCCGAATGCCGCAGGAGCAACCTATTCAGGTCCGATACGCTACATTGACACTATGCTACAAGCTGTAAATCCTGCTACTACcacacgggtgtgtgtgtgtgtgtgtgtgtgtgtgtgtgtgtgtgtgtgtgtgtgtgtgtgtgtgtgtgtgtgtgtgtgtgtgtgtgtgtgtgtgtgtgtgtgtgtgtgtgtgtgtgtgtgtgtgtgtgtgtgtgtgtgtgaaggagagaggggatgaggagggcagtgtgtgtgtgagagagagagagagagagagagagagagagagagagagagagagagagagagagagagagagagagagagagagagagagagagagagagagagagagagataaagattgAAATGATGACATCATGGAGCGTAGTGTAGCACCACTGATGGGGTCATTCCTGTCCATCTGTTGTTGTGAGCTCAGCTCAGTCTAATTGACCAACTCCATGGTCCACTTTCACCTCACTCACCTCACTTAAcacagttgagagagagagacagagagagaaagaaggaaagaaggaaagaaagaaagaaagaaagatagatagatagatagatagatagatagatagatagatagatagatagatagatagatagatagatagatagatagatagatagatagatagatagatagatagatagatagatagatagatagatagatagatagatagatagatagatagatagatagatagatagatagagtaCACATtaaaaacattaaggacaccttcctaatattgagttacaaccacgttggtggaccattcttgatacacatgggaaactgttgagtgtggaaaaccttgcagttcttgacacaaaccggtgcacctggcacctactaccataccccgttcaaaggcaaataaatcctttgtcttgcccattcaccctctgaatagcagacatacacaatccatgtctcctctccttcatccacactgattggagtggatttaacaggtgacatcaataagggaacatagctttcacctggattcctgtaataactgtaatatcttatgcttcacggagtcgtggctgaacgacgacattatcaacatacagctggctggttgtTTGCTGtaccggcaggacagaacagcggcgtctggtaagacaaggggtggcagactatgtatttttgtaaataacagctggtgcacgatatctaaggaagtctcaaggttttgctcgtcttaggaagagtatctcatgataagctgtagaccacactatcgacccagagagttttcatctgtattttttacatacaccacagactgatgctggcactaagaccgcactgaatgagctgtattctgccataagcaaacaagaaaacactcacccagaggcggcgctcctagtagccagggactttaatgccgGGAAActtgttaaatgttaaatgtgcaacccgGGGGGAAAGTACTctaaccacctttactccacacacagagatgcatacaaagctgtccctcgccctccattacgcaaatctgaccataattttatcctcctgattccttctaggcagagttacaaagaaaaagccatatctcagactggccaataaaaagaaaagattaagatgggcaaaaaaacacagacactggacagaggaactctgcctacaaggccagcatcccggagtcgcctcttcactgttgacattgagactgctGTTTTGTgggtacaatttaatgaagctgccagttgaggacttgtgagacgtctgtttctcaaactagacactctaatgtacttttcctcttgctcagttatgcaccgaggcctcccactcctctttctattctggttagagccagtttgcgctgttctgtgaagggagtagtgcatagcggtgtacgagatcttcagtttcttggcaatttctaacatggaatagccttcatttctcagaacaagaatagactgacgagtttcagaagaaaggtctttgtttctggacattttgagcctgtaatcaaacccacaaatgctgatgctccagatactcaactagtctaaagaaggcccgttttcttgcttctttaatcaggacaacagttttcagctgtgctaacataattgcaaaagggttttctaatgatcaattagccttttaaaacgataaacttggattagctgacacaacatgccattggaacacaggagtgatggttgctgataatgggcctctgtacgcctatgtagatattccataaaacatctgccgtttccagccaCAATAGTCATTTAGAACATTAAaaatgtcaacactgtatttctaatcaattttttgttattttaatggaccaaaaatgtgcttttctttcaaaaacaaggacatttctaagtgaccccaaacctttgaacggtagtatatatatcTCTAAAAaattaactgcattgttggttaggggctcgtaagtaagcatttcactgtaaggtctacacctgttgtattcggcacatgtgactaatcaaattgtattttatttgatttgattcacctggtcagtcaatggctgcattccaaacacttaaCCGACACACCCTCTTTTCTCTCAGCCCTCAAATTCAGTGcgcacttctgatgacgtatcatgacgtctgacgagtttatatatatatatatatatatatatatatatatatatatatatatatatatatatatatatatatatatgcagtaccagtgaaaagtttggaaacacctacttattcaagggtttttcttaatttttactattttctacattgtagaataatagtgaagacatcaacactattattctacaatgtagaaaaacccttgaatgagtaggtgtccaaacttttgactggtactgtatactgaGTGTgatcttcacggatgaatcccgttttcaactgtaccgggcagatggcagacagcgtgtatggcgtcatgtgggcgagcggtttgctgatgtcaacgttgtgaacagagtgccccatggtgggatTATAGTATGGCAGTCATAAACTACAGACAACAACCACAAATGccttttattgatggcaattggaatgcatagagataccatgacgagatcctgaggcctattgtcttgaggccattcatccgccaccatcacctcatatttcagcattataatgcacagccccatgtcactaggatctgtacacaattcctggaagctgaaaatgtcccagttcttccatggcctgcatactcaccaaacatgtcaccacccattgagcatgtttggaaagCCGCACACAACGCTAAGAATGCTCtagatcaacgtgtacgacagcgttttccagttcccgccaatatccagcaactttgcagatgcatatctgtattcccagtcatgtgaaatccatagattatggcccaatgaattcatttcagtttatttatttccttatattaactgtaactcagtaaaattgtagaaattgttgcatgttgcatttatatttttgttcagtgtcatTTTATAGTTTTATGGTTATTTTATAGTTATAGTTCTATCTCCccaactccctctctccctccatctctttgtatctccatctcccttcctccctctcttcccattTCCCACCCTCCCTTCaaatcttcctccctctcttcccattTCCCACCCTCCCTTCaaatcttcctccctctcttcccattTCCCACCCTCCCTTCaaatcttcctccctctcttcccattTCCCACCCTCCCTTCaaatcttcctccctctcttcccattTGCCACCCTCCCTTCaaatcttcccctctctcttcccattTCCCACCCTCCCTTCaaatcttcctccctctcttcccattTGCCACCCTCCCTTCaaatcttcctccctctcttcccattTCCCACCCTCCCTTtaaatctttccctctctcttccaggaGAACGACCAAGGTCATGTTTGATTGGCCCAACATCACAGTGCCCAGCTCTTCAGGGCAGGGCCTGAAACCAGGAGACGGGGATCTGCAGAGGTCTACATGTGTTCTGGGCTTCTTCCCTGTCATCTATTATAGCTCCCTCCTCTGTGTGGGAGTACCAGGTACACGCACGCATAcagcacacgcacacatgcaggcacacgcacacactgtctCAGTCTCCAAAATGAACACTCCAACGTTCCTGAGCAACAAGACAAAACAACAGTCACATTAATGGATTGTGTTCAGTTCAAGTAAACTGTGTTGACATTGTCGGTGTTGTTGTGGGGCTACAACATCGGCAGACGTGCCGATCACAGTGATGTGCTATTGATTCAACATAGGCAGGGATGGttgtagggagggaggggaagcaGGAGACTAGAGGGCTCATCTGAGATCAGCCGCCTGCATTCCCTCACTCTGAATCCTCCAGATGACCTTTTGGCACAGTGAACTAATTACTCCCAGTGGGGATTGAGAGGTCTGTGGGTTGGAGCGGAGGGCTGAAGACAGAATGTGCGCCAATTGTTTTTAGTGGGAATATCGTGCTGTTGACAAGTCACCGAAAAGAACCCCAGACAATGATAGCTGATTACATATAAATACAGCTGAAGTCTATGCAGCTACTGTGTCACACTActggaaaaacacacacattcacatacacacagacacacatagacacagacacacatacacatacacatacacatacacatacacatacacatacacatacacatacacatacacatacacatacacactgttaCGGCAGCCAGGCTATAAAAAAGGGACTCTTGGAAATACTATCTGCTTCCTGAGAACAAATATCTCCCTCCATAGAATATCTTCCGGTAATACTGCATGAGCCAAGTAGACTATATgtataaaagtatgtggacaccccttgaaattagtagattcggctatttcagccacacccattgctgacaggtgtataatatcgagcacacggccatgcaatctccatagacacacattggcagtaggatggccttactgaagatctcagtgactttcaacgtggcaccgtcataggatgccacctttccaacaagtcagtttgtcaaatttctgccctgctagagctgccccggtcaactgtgctGTTATTTTTAAGTGGAATGTCTAGGAGCAGCactggctcagccgcgaagtgatagtccacacaagctcacagaactggaccgtCGAGTGTTGAAGCGCATCGTAAGTAAAAATCGTtcgtcctcggttgcaacactcactaccgagttccaaactgcctctggaagcaacgtcagcacaataactgtttgtagGGAGCtccatgaaatggatttccatggtcaagcagccgcacacaacgctaagatcaccatgcgcaatgtgagttggctggagtggtgtaaagctttccGCCATTGGACAGGGGCTGTTTTCATGTTTCGGTGTAGGCctcttagtttcagtgaagggaaatcttaatgcttcAGCATACAAtgagacgattctgtgcttccaactttgtggcaacagtttggaggccctttcctgtttcagcatgacaatgtggtCGTGCACAAAGCGcggtccacacagaaatggtttgtcgaaatcggtgtagaagaacttgattggcctgcacagagccctgacctcaaccccatcgaacacctttgggatgaattatattaatcccatgattttggaaggagatgtttgataagcaggtgtccacatacttttggtcatgtagtgtataatgGACTTTGAATGGTGTTTAAATAAAtgttctctctctatcgctctcttactcactctccctcccctctctccctcttccccctctccttctccaccctgccctctctcaatccccctccctctctctgcctcccgtctctccctcctccctctctctgcctacacactccctccctgcctctctccactccctcccccTTCAATCTATCAGTAAACATACTGACTGCGGTGGCTCTATCCCGGCTGGCAGCCCGTACTAAGAAGGCTATGCATGTGTACCTGCTGGCTCTTACCGGCTCTGACATCCTCTCCCAGCTCTTCATTATCTTCGTGGGCTTTCTGCTAGAAACAGCTGTGTTCCACCGTGAAGTAGGTACAGTAGTCCAGTGGTTAAGGAGGTGGACGTATAGCTAAAGGATTGCCAGCTCAAATCCCCGACAGTGCACTGAAAAAAAGTGGGCACAATTATGTTGAGAAATGAGCAAAGGACAACATTTTATTGTTTGTTGTAATGAATGGACGATAAAGGTGTAGTGATCTATTTTGGGAGAAAGTTTGAATTCTAATCGACCTGCCTACATGTTGTTTCAAGTACAGTAGATCAACGTTGTCGTTTTGCTGCTCATGTGAATCTCCTCTTTGTCCTGACTTCTCACATAAAATGTAGTTTTTGTGTTTAATTGTATTCTAGGTCCCCACCCTCCTGCTGCGCTCGGTTAGCATGGCAGAGTTTGCTGCCAACCACGCATCCATCTGGGCCACCGTACCCCTAACCGTGGACCGCTACGTGGCACTGTGCCATCCGCTCCTCCACCGCCAGATCAGCTACCCAGCACGAGCGCGGCGGATCATCACCGTCGTCTTTTTCCTGGCGCTGTTGTCAGGCATACCATTCTTCTGGTGGTCTGACATGTGGCGCGTCGCCCGCCCGCCCACCTCCCTGGACTCTGCCCTCATATGGACACATGTGACGATAATCTACTTCCTGCCGTGTAGCATCTTCCTGGTTCTGAACTTGCTGATCATTCACCGGCTGCAGGCGCGGCAGAAACAGGTCCCGTGCCAGGAGGAGCGTGGTGGTAGCGGGGCCCGGATGGCCCCTCGGCGGCGCCTGGGTAAGAGCACCGCCATGCTGCTCGCCATTACCTCTGCGTTCGCCATCCTTTGGGCCCCCAGGACTATAGTGGTCATCTATCATCTATACGTGTCCTCTGTCCACAAGGACTGGCGGGTCCACCTGGCCTATGACCTGTCTAACATGCTGGCCATGCTCAACACTGCAGTCAACTTCTTCCTCTACTGTTTCGTCAGTAAGCCATTCAGAGCGGCCGTGAGGGATGTTCTGTTGCTCAGGGGTGGGTCCGTTGTACCACCGAAGGATAATCCACAATCAGCAGGCCCCCGCCAAAGCCTCTACGTCCTTGCTGTCTAGCGGGACAAACAAACGCTCACACCGAGACTACCAACCGCACCCCCCTAACGAGACCATGTGACCCTGACCTTGATCCTTAATCCTGAGATGAGACCCCTCTAATTGAGACCAACCCCCTCGTCcaccccatctctccatcccctctatTATGCCATTCCTCCAGCCCATGAACAATGTGACTTTGACCTTAACTATGGGACCTGACTAATTGAGACAAACCCTGtaccctcttccctcctcttccctcctatTCCATCCCTCTATCCGTCCGCTCCATCCCCCCATTCCACTGTCCCCCCAACACCCCATCCCACGGACTAAGTGACCTTGAAGGTTAGACACCCCCTTAATTGAgaccaaaccctcccctcacCCCATCCCCTCATCCCACGAACCATGTGACCTTCACCCTGAGACCCCAGATCAACCCCCTTTACCCATCCTCTTATTGCCCcatctctttatccctccatcccaccatccaTCCCCCTATCCCATGGTCGCCCTAAGCACTTATGACCTCTGAACCACAGAGAACCACAGAGTGCATTCCAGCCATGTTCCGTGGACAGCTGCCAATCACCCTTTAAGGTGAACATTCTCAAAAAGGGCCTTTTACTGAACTGTTGTTGGACTCAAAACAAGCAGAATGTTTTCTGATTCAACATGTTATTTATTATGTCCAGTGGGAATCAGATTATAATGGCACaaagtatttattttttgttAGGGGGAAGATTTGGCTTGTAACATTACGAGTGCTTGGCTTGACTTTATGTTACTTTCCATATATGGAAGCTAGTTGTAATTATGTAACATGCTATTGTTTATATtggtaaaaaaagaaagaatgCCATATGGACATTATTTGGTCTTGGTGGCTGCAGATGAACATGGTGCTTTAGTTAACAcatagagagaagagacactgtgAAAAGAGATGATGCTTTCATCATGTGCATGCCACTTAAAGTGAATGGCTCATCTATCTATTTACACATTGAGCATAGCCTCACCATTTCCTCTCAGTTCTCTACAGGGGGACAGTTTAGTTCTATGTGAATCACTTTACAATAGAAGGAAATTCAAAATGCTCTTCCTTTACAGAACATAAGTTAAGTAATAGTAAGACTGTATTTTCATATAGTGCATTATTCTTTACTATAAGAGAACATTTCACATGCCTATTTGCCCAGATGACAGTGTGACAGGCTTGCTGAGCAGCACAACTGAACCAATCAAGCAAACAAATAGCATTAAGTACTTCATTTCAACAGTGAGAGCGAGGAGCAAACCACAGCTGTGGTTATTTTTCATGAAAACGCAAGTGGATGGAGGTTTAAATGAATGCTTGCTGTAAGTGCCTAAAAGCCGCAGCAGGGGAAGAAGACCCTGTTCTACAAACACACTCCCCCTGTGGGCTTCAGCTCAGCTAGCTAAACAAATCCCACATCAGACTGACGGACGGCACACAGAAAGTACATTTTCCATCTGCTCCTGTGCAAGCCCCTAGAAACATCAATAAGACGATAAGGACAAATTCAAATGACAATATTTAATATGAGA
This genomic stretch from Salvelinus namaycush isolate Seneca chromosome 4, SaNama_1.0, whole genome shotgun sequence harbors:
- the gpr142 gene encoding LOW QUALITY PROTEIN: probable G-protein coupled receptor 142 (The sequence of the model RefSeq protein was modified relative to this genomic sequence to represent the inferred CDS: deleted 1 base in 1 codon) codes for the protein MLALGRTTKVMFDWPNITVPSSSGQGLKPGDGDLQRSTCVLGFFPVIYYSSLLCVGVPVNILTAVALSRLAARTKKAMHVYLLALTGSDILSQLFIIFVGFLLETAVFHREVPTLLLRSVSMAEFAANHASIWATVPLTVDRYVALCHPLLHRQISYPARARRIITVVFFLALLSGIPFFWWSDMWRVARPPTSLDSALIWTHVTIIYFLPCSIFLVLNLLIIHRLQARQKQVPCQEERGGSGARMAPRRRLGKSTAMLLAITSAFAILWAPRTIVVIYHLYVSSVHKDWRVHLAYDLSNMLAMLNTAVNFFLYCFVSKPFRAAVRDVLLLRGGSVVPRRIIHNQQAPAKASTSLLSSGTNKRSHRDYQPHPPNETM